One region of Hydrogenispora ethanolica genomic DNA includes:
- a CDS encoding TIGR03915 family putative DNA repair protein, translated as MIHYHYDGSFEGLLTVLARALKETAANCDISAAEAEQPDLFSTAVAVPTDPAAAERLFRWLSERFSRTVLEEIIYCFCSELPGTESFILSYLRLLLASGGRAAANFADATVLRIKRIHGQVAHEIDRLHGFIRFRKLAGGIYYAPIEPDHNVVQFLAEHFTARFADQAWLIHDLKRNSGIYYDMRRCRYIPEVENAPLFLPGGAGESGGLSAMVFDPAELDYQQLWDQYFQHIAIAERRNKKLQRQRMPARYCRCLVENVVEH; from the coding sequence ATGATTCACTATCATTATGACGGCAGTTTCGAAGGCTTGTTGACGGTGCTGGCCAGGGCGCTCAAAGAAACCGCCGCAAACTGCGACATATCGGCTGCCGAAGCGGAACAGCCCGATCTTTTCAGCACCGCTGTTGCCGTGCCGACCGATCCGGCCGCGGCGGAGCGGCTCTTCCGATGGCTCTCCGAGCGGTTCTCCCGGACCGTGCTGGAAGAGATCATCTACTGTTTCTGCTCGGAATTGCCCGGAACCGAATCATTCATCCTGAGTTATCTGCGGCTGTTGTTGGCCAGCGGCGGCCGGGCGGCCGCCAATTTCGCCGACGCGACGGTGTTGCGGATCAAGCGGATCCATGGCCAAGTGGCGCATGAGATCGACCGGCTGCACGGTTTTATCCGGTTCCGTAAATTGGCCGGCGGAATCTACTACGCTCCCATCGAGCCCGATCATAACGTGGTGCAGTTCCTGGCGGAGCATTTCACGGCCCGGTTTGCCGATCAAGCCTGGCTGATTCATGATTTGAAACGAAATTCCGGCATCTATTACGACATGCGGCGCTGCCGGTATATTCCCGAGGTCGAGAATGCGCCGCTCTTCCTGCCGGGCGGCGCGGGCGAGAGCGGCGGGTTGTCAGCGATGGTTTTCGACCCGGCCGAACTCGATTATCAACAGTTGTGGGACCAGTATTTTCAGCATATCGCCATCGCCGAACGGCGCAATAAAAAACTGCAGCGGCAGCGAATGCCGGCGCGCTACTGTCGCTGTCTGGTGGAAAACGTGGTGGAGCACTGA
- a CDS encoding Hsp20/alpha crystallin family protein, producing the protein MEYKDWFTRHHDIWNSHALHSFTPRFFNDLLQRDVAPFIDLHENEREVVLIVDIPGVRREDLELSVSPWQVILQSRINAFENRPSEGFYQAVQLPAPVVADQAALRYHDGFLEVRLPKVHSEAGRRAGRRDSADPLH; encoded by the coding sequence ATGGAGTACAAAGACTGGTTCACCCGTCATCATGATATTTGGAACAGCCATGCCTTGCATTCTTTCACACCGCGCTTCTTCAACGACCTGCTCCAACGGGATGTCGCGCCGTTCATCGATTTGCACGAAAATGAGCGGGAAGTGGTGCTGATTGTGGATATTCCCGGAGTCCGGCGGGAGGATCTGGAGCTGTCGGTCAGCCCCTGGCAGGTCATTCTACAAAGCAGAATCAACGCATTTGAAAACCGCCCTTCGGAAGGCTTTTATCAGGCAGTGCAACTCCCGGCCCCAGTGGTTGCCGACCAGGCGGCACTCCGGTATCACGACGGCTTTCTGGAAGTCCGTTTGCCCAAAGTCCATTCCGAAGCCGGCCGCCGCGCCGGGCGGCGCGACAGCGCCGACCCGCTCCACTGA